One Ogataea parapolymorpha DL-1 chromosome VI, whole genome shotgun sequence DNA window includes the following coding sequences:
- a CDS encoding Superoxide dismutase 1 copper chaperone, with protein sequence MPTAVENEFEAVYAVPLHCESCVKSVTEALKPVHGISKLDVDLEAQKITVKGHAAPSKIIEAIQKTGKDAIIRGTGKPNSAAVAILESFDEADKQTPVKGLARMVATSPDEMYVDLTLSGVKKGTYYPSIRESGNIFKGALTTGKSIYDFPPIEAKTKDGELYKCQEFVKVPLGISGLIGRSLVVSHEPKNVFWESLCGVIARSAGAWENDKYVCSCTGKTIWQERVDAVGRGISN encoded by the exons ATGCCAACTGCCGTGGAAAACGAATTTGAG GCTGTCTATGCCGTCCCTTTGCACTGCGAATCCTGTGTGAAGTCCGTGACTGAGGCCCTGAAGCCCGTGCACGGCATCTCCAAGCTGGACGTGGACCTGGAAGCACAAAAAATCACCGTCAAGGGCCATGCTGCGCCTTCCAAAATCATTGAGGCAATCCAAAAGACTGGAAAGGACGCCATTATCCGCGGAACTGGCAAGCCAAACTCTGCCGCCGTCGCCATTCTAGAGTCGTTTGATGAAGCCGATAAGCAGACCCCTGTCAAGGGCCTTGCCCGTatggtggccaccagcCCAGACGAAATGTATGTTGATCTTACGCTTAGCGGCGTAAAGAAAGGGACTTATTATCCAAGTATTCGCGAGAGCGGTAACATCTTCAAGGGAGCCCTGACAACGGGCAAGTCGATATACGACTTCCCGCCTATCGAGGCAAAGACCAAGGACGGCGAGCTTTACAAATGTCAGGAATTTGTCAAGGTGCCTTTGGGAATCTCGGGACTGATTGGCCGCTCGCTTGTTGTTTCGCACGAGCCGAAGAACGTCTTTTGGGAGAGCCTGTGCGGAGTCATTGCACGCAGCGCAGGCGCCTGGGAAAATGACAAATATGTGTGCTCCTGCACCGGCAAGACGATTTGGCAGGAACGCGTTGACGCTGTGGGTCGCGGAATTTCGAATTAA
- a CDS encoding Catalytic subunit of the mitochondrial inner membrane peptidase complex, which produces MSAFKQHMPLAKYSLRMCLTFLSWVPVVYVVTEHVAYIGKIEGMSMKPTFNPPESPNTRNHVLLWKWGVTNINNLEVDDVVFLRSPIDPEKIYTKRIKAKQGDLVVPRYPDTRSRVLVPVNHIWVEGDNVHSIDSNTYGPVSTGLVIGKATYLIWPLDRFGPIPLGGRECREAKLRHSYKE; this is translated from the coding sequence ATGTCGGCATTCAAACAGCACATGCCCCTTGCGAAGTACTCGCTGCGGATGTGTCTGACTTTTCTGTCGTGGGTTCCCGTGGTCTACGTCGTGACAGAGCACGTCGCTTATATAGGAAAGATTGAGGGAATGTCAATGAAGCCCACCTTCAACCCGCCAGAGTCGCCCAATACTCGAAACCACGTGCTCTTGTGGAAGTGGGGGGTCACCAACATCAATAATTTGGAGGTTGACGACGTTGTTTTTCTACGGTCGCCAATAGAccctgaaaaaatatacacAAAGCGAATAAAGGCCAAGCAGGGAGATCTCGTGGTACCGCGGTACCCCGACACACGGTCGCGCGTGCTGGTGCCGGTAAACCATATTTGGGTCGAGGGTGACAACGTGCACTCGATTGACTCGAACACATACGGGCCTGTGAGCACGGGGCTTGTGATAGGCAAGGCGACGTATTTAATCTGGCCATTGGACAGGTTTGGCCCCATTCCGCTGGGAGGAAGAGAGTGCCGGGAGGCCAAGCTCCGTCACAGCTACAAAGAATAA
- a CDS encoding putative nuclear protein, which yields MAPKRPLGFGKSSKAKKSKAEPEPEEAPVTNELTVELPQEVDADDPLRQLEGLWLTWIRSDKDNELILNGIVHECDRLLRNCKQNGGDEDIELTPLFYAIYGRSLAGLAQFNVEDSETSVTEYFDNAIERIEDGMDKFPGEEVLLFAKAQIIMDRIPLEYISQMDVESTKTKFPDIVEMLDEATRLLELGTKTAESKENYTIFNGSTVLDILDSLDDLLDIVDNFGRSYEEGLDSDAEESDEEEILPETQLSSSHPLYEIRNTDKYNIFWREAMKESLRLLDKNEKPDAAIRRKLVKKLGQSYLMEAEEPISIFTTLEYDSDAEGQEINGVSATAAKQVAQKLVRTAIEYLEGAWDEEDPQTWVDLAEAEISMGNLFEVGGSEQEDWYARAENKLVRANNATHGKYEEVLENLRGK from the coding sequence ATGGCTCCTAAAAGACCGTTGGGCTTTGGAAAAAGCTCCAAGGCGAAGAAAAGCAAagcagaaccagagccCGAGGAGGCTCCAGTGACGAACGAGCTAACTGTGGAGCTCCCGCAAGAGGTGGATGCTGACGATCCTCTGCGCCAACTCGAAGGATTATGGCTTACGTGGATAAGATCAGATAAAGATAACGAGTTGATCTTGAACGGTATAGTTCACGAATGCGACCGTCTGCTGAGGAACTGTAAGCAGAATGGCGGggacgaggacattgaACTGACTCCGTTGTTTTATGCCATTTACGGCAGGTCTCTAGCCGGCCTGGCCCAGTTCAACGTCGAAGACAGCGAAACGAGCGTTACCGAGTACTTTGATAATGCCATTGAGCGGATCGAGGATGGTATGGACAAATTCCCGGGAGAGGAGGTGCTTTTATTTGCCAAAGCGCAAATTATCATGGATAGAATACCTTTGGAGTATATTTCACAGATGGACGTGGAATCAACCAAGACGAAGTTCCCAGATATAGTTGAaatgctggacgaggccacaAGGTTGCTTGAGTTGGGTACGAAGACGGCAGAGTCGAAGGAAAATTACACAATTTTCAACGGCAGCACAGTGCTAGATATATTAGACTCGCTTGACGACTTGCTGGATATTGTGGACAACTTTGGCCGCAGCTACGAAGAAGGTCTGGATAGCGATGCGGAGGAATcagacgaggaggagattttGCCCGAAACTCAGTTATCCTCATCGCATCCGTTGTACGAAATTAGGAACACGGACAAATACAACATTTTCTGGCGTGAGGCCATGAAGGAAAGCCTCCGTCTTTTGgacaagaacgagaagccCGATGCAGCCATTAGACGCAAACTTGTGAAAAAATTAGGACAATCGTACTTGATGGAAGCCGAGGAGCCTATATCCATATTTACGACGCTGGAATATGACTCCGACGCCGAGGGGCAGGAAATCAACGGAGTCTCTGCAACTGCCGCCAAGCAGGTGGCACAGAAGCTGGTTCGCACGGCTATAGAGTATCTGGAAGGGGCCTGGGATGAGGAGGACCCGCAAACCTGGGTAGATCTTGCCGAAGCAGAGATCTCAATGGGTAACCTTTTCGAAGTTGGCGGAAGCGAGCAGGAGGACTGGTACGCACGTGCGGAAAACAAGCTCGTGCGGGCCAACAATGCCACGCACGGGAAGTACGaggaggtgctggagaaccTGAGAGGTAAATAA
- a CDS encoding uroporphyrin-III C-methyltransferase: MKFLCAHECSGEHHLIIDDSENLSRVVISRITNIIESGAKPILVNENLAVQALNSALFNQQELEVVQKKIEVRDLETFGRCEVDNVVDRVFVTMKSDEPIKRQLFERCKKLRIPINTINSSELSSFTMLSTYKKGDFQLGVTTTHQSCKLANRLKREIVQKLPENLDQIVSNIGNLKRRIQFIDSEDEDILDDVKDVKRPRWLSQIIEYYPLSKLADISISDLTDAYANMPVVEQQHATKQGRISLVGSGPGSLSMLTVGALHEIYNADLILADKLVPQQIIDIIPKKTEVFIARKFPGNAENAQQELLNIGIENLQRGKHIVRLKQGDPYIFGRGGEEYNFFASHGYKPVVMPGLTSALVAPVVATVPTTHRDVSDQVLVCTGTGKKGKLPDLPVFQSNRTVVFLMSLGKMVDILPLLYDRKWPTDLPVCVVERASCPDQRLIRTRLGDLIDVLKAVESRPPGLLVTGYSCEVLCKLDNGQKYRIEEGYHETHVRTSLHDIIGVLSEDKLPK, encoded by the coding sequence ATGAAGTTTCTGTGTGCTCACGAATGCTCTGGCGAGCACCACCTGATCATCGACGACTCAGAAAATTTGTCGCGCGTGGTCATCAGCCGCATCACCAACATCATCGAGTCTGGGGCCAAGCCGATCCTCGTCAACGAGAACTTGGCAGTGCAGGCTCTGAACAGTGCGCTCTTCAACCAGCAGGAGCTTGAAGTTGTGCAGAAGAAGATCGAGGTTCGGGATCTGGAGACGTTTGGCCGTTGCGAAGTCGATAACGTTGTCGACCGGGTTTTTGTCACGATGAAGAGCGACGAGCCAATCAAGCGGCAGCTATTTGAGCGGTGCAAGAAACTGAGAATTCCGATCAACACCATCAACTCGTCTGAACTTTCGTCGTTCACAATGTTATCTACATACAAGAAGGGCGATTTCCAGCTGGGAGTGACAACCACGCACCAGAGCTGCAAGCTGGCGAATCGGCTAAAAAGAGAGATTGTTCAGAAGCTGCCTGAAAATTTGGACCAAATCGTTAGTAACATCGGCAATTTGAAGCGCAGGATTCAGTTCATTGACAGCGAGGATGAAGATATTCTGGATGACGTCAAGGATGTCAAAAGACCTAGATGGCTTTCGCAGATAATCGAGTACTATCCCCTCAGCAAGCTTGCAGACATATCTATTTCTGATCTGACCGATGCCTACGCAAATATGCCTGTGGTGGAACAACAGCACGCTACAAAACAGGGCCGCATTTCTCTGGTCGGATCGGGCCCGGGATCGCTGTCGATGCTCACGGTAGGCGCCTTGCACGAGATCTACAACGCAGATCTTATCTTGGCCGACAAGCTGGTGCCGCAGCAGATCATAGACATTATTCCTAAAAAAACCGAGGTTTTCATCGCCAGAAAATTCCCCGGCAATGCCGAAAACGCACAGCaggagctgctcaacatcgGAATCGAAAACCTCCAGCGGGGAAAACACATTGTCCGTCTCAAACAGGGAGATCCGTACATCTTCGGCCGCGGCGGCGAGGAGTACAATTTCTTTGCTTCGCACGGCTATAAGCCTGTTGTGATGCCGGGCCTGACGTCGGCGCTGGTAGCACCGGTTGTTGCAACCGTGCCCACTACCCACAGAGACGTCTCCGACCAGGTTTTGGTTTGTACGGGCACGGGAAAAAAGGGGAAATTGCCCGATTTACCTGTTTTCCAGTCGAACAGAACAgtggtgtttctgatgtCGCTGGGAAAGATGGTGGATATTCTGCCGTTGTTATATGACAGAAAATGGCCTACAGATCTGCCGGTGTGTGTGGTGGAAAGAGCCTCGTGTCCAGACCAGCGTCTGATCCGTACCAGATTGGGAGATTTGATCGATGTTTTGAAGGCTGTGGAAAGCCGGCCTCCAGGATTGCTGGTGACCGGATACTCCTGCGAGGTGTTATGTAAGCTCGACAATGGCCAGAAATACCGCATCGAGGAAGGATACCACGAGACTCATGTGCGAACGTCATTGCATGACATAATCGGCGTATTGAGCGAAGACAAACTGCCCAAATAG
- a CDS encoding AN1-type zinc finger protein, translated as MKVTVKSSNDQAFQVTVPDNSTVGDLKVAAVVALPPDSGVNKSKVKVWYSGKKMELSKSLESYGITQNSNSTVYLTCIDESSSALSDDESTVVEQPKTKVRRKSSKKSNKCSFESCNSAPLRMVGDCSFCNGKFCSKHRLLESHKCKGLQSCKEKSYERNALKLQSEQTVASKV; from the coding sequence ATGAAGGTTACTGTCAAATCGTCCAACGACCAAGCGTTCCAGGTCACCGTTCCGGATAATTCCACTGTGGGGGACCTCAAGGTGGCAGCCGTGGTGGCCCTACCTCCAGACTCTGGGGTTAACAAATCAAAAGTCAAGGTCTGGTATTCCGGAAAGAAGATGGAGCTTTCCAAGTCGTTGGAGTCCTATGGAATCACCCAGAACTCGAATTCCACTGTGTATCTGACTTGtatcgacgagtcgtccTCTGCTCTGTCCGATGATGAGTCAACTGTTGTCGAGCAGCCCAAGACCAAGGTGAGAAGAAAGTCTagcaagaagagcaacaagTGCAGCTTTGAATCGTGCAACTCTGCGCCGCTGCGGATGGTGGGCGActgctctttttgcaacgGAAAGTTCTGCTCCAAACACAGATTGCTAGAGAGTCACAAGTGCAAAGGTCTCCAAAGCTGTAAGGAAAAGAGCTACGAGAGAAACGCTTTAAAGCTTCAGAGCGAACAGACTGTCGCATCCAAGGTCTAG
- a CDS encoding Pre-mRNA-splicing factor CEF1: MAPIYVKGGVWTNVEDAILKAAISKYGLNQWARVSSLLEKKTAKQCKMRWQEWLDPRIKKLEWTKEEDQKLLELVRLRPNQWNSVSMLMNRTANQCIERYQQLLDDNLDDSDLRLTGNMQQAASGADSLNLNPESKPARPDFEDMDDDEREMLSEARARLANTQGKKAKRKARERMLAESRRVAIVQKRRELKQAGINSKFRTKKKFATQMDYNNDVAFAREPEEGRFDTSEEKLQNHRERHEFDEKAERNQAPNLEHDKQDKKRRRQAKEAHTTFQGAAQSYDDDLEFKKRKLELSAPEEDQKVVDIDAKIKDATKELNRATHEKSILFTKADEDEEEESDPLEPKESLSSKLAKLPAPLNDFEIMDSDGEQEPMPQPEPKIETVSVRDVPKAETVHKIADLKLPAPDHKSLLELAKQSSGVDRLVLEEMARLVEGEVSGVENPEIVEAAIEAELSTLDYNKYVAVVENGSATDNAEQLLKNIRQVSEQSGRLEKKFAALTNGYLRNQAALCKDIANKYGVLSDLDRECVVYEQVKRLEERAIDYRSSSLQESIDRMSVAIGEAQQRLRN, translated from the coding sequence atgGCCCCCATATACGTGAAGGGAGGAGTTTGGACTAATGTTGAGGACGCCATTCTCAAAGCTGCGATCTCGAAGTATGGGCTAAATCAATGGGCCCGTGTGAGCtccttgctggagaagaaaacgGCGAAACAATGTAAGATGAGATGGCAAGAATGGCTCGATCCAAGaatcaaaaagctcgaaTGGACCAAAGAGGAAGACCAAAAATTGCTCGAGCTTGTTCGGCTCCGCCCAAACCAGTGGAACAGTGTTAGCATGCTGATGAATAGAACGGCAAACCAGTGTATCGAAAGATACCAGCAGCTTTTGGATGATAATCTGGACGACTCCGATTTACGGCTTACAGGAAACATGCAACAGGCAGCTTCGGGCGCAGATTCCTTAAACTTAAACCCTGAGTCGAAGCCTGCTCGTCCTGATTTCGAGGATATGGACGATGACGAACGCGAAATGCTTAGCGAGGCCCGTGCGAGACTGGCCAACACGCAGGGCAAAAAGGCAAAGAGAAAGGCGCGAGAGAGAATGCTGGCTGAAAGTCGGCGCGTTGCAATTGTCCAGAAACGGCGAGAGCTCAAGCAGGCAGGCATAAACTCCAAGTTCCgcaccaagaagaaatttGCTACGCAAATGGATTACAATAACGATGTTGCATTTGCTAGGGAGCCGGAAGAGGGCAGGTTTGATACCAGCGAGGAGAAATTGCAAAATCACAGAGAACGACACgaatttgatgaaaaaGCAGAGCGCAACCAAGCTCCAAATCTGGAGCATGACAAACAAGATAAGAAGCGACGGAGACAGGCCAAAGAGGCTCATACGACATTTCAAGGAGCAGCCCAGAGCTACGACGACGACCttgagttcaagaagaggaagctGGAGTTGAGTGCACCAGAGGAGGACCAGAAAGTTGTGGATATTGACGCGAAGATCAAGGATGCAaccaaggagctgaatCGTGCCACGCATGAAAAGTCTATTTTATTTACCAAAgctgacgaggacgaagaggaggaaagCGATCCATTGGAGCCAAAAGAATCGCTGAGTAGTaagctggccaagctcCCTGCTCCACTGAATGACTTTGAGATCATGGATAGCGACGGCGAGCAGGAGCCGATGCCACAGCCGGAACCCAAAATAGAAACTGTGTCGGTGCGGGATGTTCCTAAAGCGGAAACAGTTCATAAAATCGCCGATCTGAAGCTCCCTGCTCCTGATCACAAAAGCCTGTTAGAATTAGCCAAACAGTCATCCGGGGTGGACAGgctggttctggaggagatggccCGTCTTGTGGAAGGCGAGGTGTCTGGGGTGGAGAACCCAGAAATTGTGGAAGCGGCTATAGAAGCGGAATTATCAACGCTGGACTACAATAAGTACGTTGCAGTGGTGGAAAATGGTTCTGCCACAGACAATGCGGAGCAGCTACTAAAGAACATCAGACAAGTTTCGGAACAGTCAGGTCGGCTAGAGAAAAAGTTTGCGGCCCTAACTAATGGTTATCTCCGCAACCAGGCTGCCCTGTGCAAAGACATAGCCAACAAGTACGGGGTGCTCAGTGACTTGGACAGAGAGTGTGTTGTGTACGAGCAGGTGAAGAGGCTTGAGGAGCGTGCAATCGACTATAGATCCTCAAGTTTGCAAGAATCAATAGACAGAATGAGCGTCGCCATTGGCGAAGCCCAGCAACGTTTACGTAACTGA
- a CDS encoding Protein EFR3 gives MPLLPNFRPKHQKLILQCYPSKKLPLNETKPNNAELSYLLYYASTRRTKLEKVAIFLNKKTKLDVSHNRIGHIKVTLFILQELITKCSDDLGIMASHIIDILSQVVRIKDLSTCELGLLIFSNFCNKIQQNQKQILSSSVDLLRNFLRLVSNFISLGANSRDYEWSKISLDSTTVVSKYIDPNVSNFENAKLIEKSIIVILDKTDKGDNSLRLMKTLTGPDNRDEKKSIEELAINALKSFFDTNSKKQVDLTTKALVKYITEHPREVSWFNRLIEACAKKTHIELRYRIVSMFILDLNTSKDPAQRETIAYLISNLLSSEDVNMVGLPVKEILSDILRFQREAVISKHPTSLNNGYIEIVRSLGTHIYYNDQINDMLEEVQKIYYQIMNTSESFTQASEFVEISDIFISNIEGIFQSVHGDSLIDYKRSPYRISIFNFLFYTIDFKNVPSFVSAEAKVGVQVKWFQLIDKFYSFEADSKLFSRPNYESCISNKTDNALLLLLNLIGTIATNSTVDLNAQIYKTLIQLVHTMKTNFVVNYLNFISEWFASPEDFKFSLNWLIISEIARVYNLQELSQTAASKTHALVAAGLWYKEFPAITQDDTSVNETSFGLSSRELIAQLIANPELKTWLYAAGYEEASPEKSPVVIRTPPKMLLSQNTTATDSILNHSSSSIVLPYDSLPRSAAGSAGNGSLFHYSTARSNTSSKMNLNSTHLRDLRSIISGNSASPSSRESLYKYSITKTSAPNLGQKKSGLAYCISDLDLSDDSDNEYADAQTVQNGNGPLTA, from the coding sequence ATGCCGTTGTTGCCAAATTTTCGCCCCAAGCATCAGAAGCTCATTCTCCAATGCTATCCTTCCAAGAAGCTGCCGCTCAATGAGACAAAACCGAACAATGCGGAGCTCAGCTATCTTTTGTACTATGCCTCGACAAGAAGAACTaagctggaaaaagtggccatctttctcaacaagaagacCAAATTGGACGTGTCTCATAATCGCATTGGTCATATTAAGGTGACTTTGTTCATTTTACAGGAACTCATCACCAAATGTTCCGACGACTTGGGGATTATGGCAAGTCATATAATTGACATATTATCCCAAGTTGTTCGAATTAAAGATCTGTCTACATGCGAGCTAGGACTATTAATCTTTAGCAACTTTTGCAATAAAATccagcagaaccagaagCAGATTTTGTCGAGTAGCGTGGATTTGCTGAGGAACTTTTTGCGTCTCGTTTCCAACTTTATTAGCCTCGGAGCTAACTCGCGCGATTACGAATGGTCCAAAATATCTTTGGACTCGACTACGGTCGTATCTAAATACATTGACCCCAATGTCAGCAACTTTGAAAACGCcaagctcattgaaaaATCTATCATTGTGATTCTAGACAAAACGGACAAGGGAGATAATTCTTTGCGGTTGATGAAAACCTTGACGGGCCCCGACAACCGggacgaaaaaaaatctatAGAAGAGCTTGCAATTAATGCTTTGAAATCATTTTTCGACACCAATTCCAAGAAGCAAGTGGACCTGACCACAAAGGCGCTCGTCAAATACATAACTGAACATCCCAGAGAAGTCAGCTGGTTCAATAGACTCATTGAAGCGTGCGCCAAAAAAACCCATATCGAGCTCAGATACAGAATCGTTTCCATGTTCATTTTGGATCTGAACACGAGCAAAGATCCAGCGCAGAGAGAAACCATTGCATATTTGATATCAAATCTCCTTTCATCGGAGGACGTCAACATGGTTGGATTGCCGGTGAAGGAAATACTGAGCGATATTTTAagatttcaaagagaagCTGTGATTTCCAAACATCCCACCTCACTCAACAATGGATACATTGAGATCGTTCGAAGTTTAGGAACTCACATCTATTACAATGACCAGATAAATGACATGTTGGAGGAGGTCCAGAAAATCTACTACCAGATTATGAATACGAGTGAAAGTTTTACTCAGGCGTCCGAATTTGTGGAGATCTCGGATATCTTTATCTCTAATATCGAAGGAATCTTTCAGAGTGTGCATGGAGACAGTCTTATTGATTATAAAAGATCTCCATATCGTATCAGCATATTCAATTTCTTGTTTTACACAATAGATTTCAAGAATGTTCCATCTTTTGTTAGTGCGGAAGCAAAGGTGGGGGTTCAGGTGAAGTGGTTTCAGCTGATTGATAAGTTCTACTCGTTTGAGGCCGACTCAAAACTGTTTTCTAGACCAAACTATGAAAGCTGCATTAGCAACAAAACGGACAATGCTCTGCTGCTACTATTAAATTTAATTGGAACCATTGCAACCAATTCGACTGTTGATCTAAACGCTCAAATCTACAAAACACTTATACAGTTGGTACACACAATGAAAACAAACTTCGTGGTCAACTACCTCAACTTTATTTCGGAGTGGTTCGCTTCCCCTGAGGACTTCAAATTCTCGCTCAACTGGTTGATAATTTCTGAAATTGCTAGAGTGTATAATTTGCAAGAGCTGTCACAGACtgctgcctccaaaacACATGCCTTGGTTGCGGCGGGACTGTGGTACAAAGAGTTTCCAGCCATCACCCAGGACGACACGTCCGTCAACGAGACAAGTTTTGGCCTCTCATCGCGAGAGCTGATTGCTCAGCTTATTGCAAATccagagctcaagacgTGGCTTTATGCAGCCGGATACGAGGAAGCTAGCCCCGAGAAATCGCCTGTCGTCATCAGAACGCCTCCCAAAATGCTCCTTAGCCAAAACACCACCGCTACAGACTCGATTCTTAACCattcctcctcgtcaataGTTCTTCCATACGATTCTCTGCCTCGTTCAGCTGCGGGATCTGCTGGCAACGGTTCGCTCTTCCACTACTCCACTGCTCGCTCCAACACGTCGTCCAAAATGAATTTGAACTCAACCCATCTTAGAGACTTGCGCTCAATCATTTCTGGCAACAGTGCTAGCCCGTCAAGTAGAGAGAGCTTGTACAAATACAGCATAACCAAGACATCGGCTCCCAACTTAGGACAAAAGAAAAGTGGTCTTGCATATTGCATCAGCGACTTAGACCTTAGCGACGACTCAGACAACGAGTATGCAGACGCTCAAACGGTCCAAAACGGAAACGGCCCGCTCACTGCATAA
- a CDS encoding Translation machinery-associated protein 16: protein MPKSLSSVNKKLKNAKLLHPKGRRAKLISRATLREENLAKRKLAQQEKKSNELQIVTYFQQVITENEEYSSKPQFSLEELQKFIEEFISRDDEELEELRAERRPGRPASKRQDLLEIRRKQEVHVYETGWSVPDLRDPKTVKLLRNWNGDRGSLTALTFNVVKKSDM from the coding sequence ATGCCTAAAAGTCTCTCCAGCGtcaacaagaagctcaagaatGCCAAGCTTCTGCATCCCAAAGGCCGCAGAGCCAAACTAATATCGCGTGCAACTCTCCGAGAGGAGAATCTAGCAAAGCGAAAACTTGCTCAGCAGGAGAAAAAGTCTAACGAGCTGCAGATTGTCACATATTTCCAACAAGTCATCACAGAAAACGAGGAATATAGTTCCAAGCCGCAATTTAGTCTTGaagagctccagaaattcaTTGAGGAGTTCATTTCGCGCGACGATGAAGAACTGGAAGAGCTCCgagcagaaagaagaccaGGCAGACCTGCATCAAAAAGACAAGATCTGCTCGAAATCCGCAGGAAACAAGAAGTCCACGTTTACGAGACCGGCTGGAGTGTTCCAGATTTGCGCGACCCCAAGACGGTGAAGCTTCTGAGAAATTGGAATGGGGATAGAGGCAGTTTGACCGCGTTGACGTTCAATGTGGTGAAGAAATCTGATATGTAG